From one Limnothrix sp. FACHB-406 genomic stretch:
- a CDS encoding chlorophyll a/b-binding protein, translating to MTEQKAKYGFTAFAETWNGRLAMLGFVIGIATEFITGQGILSQLGLL from the coding sequence ATGACTGAGCAAAAGGCTAAATACGGCTTCACTGCCTTCGCCGAAACCTGGAACGGTCGTCTGGCAATGCTGGGCTTCGTGATCGGTATCGCTACGGAATTCATCACCGGCCAAGGCATCCTGTCGCAACTGGGCCTGCTGTAA